Proteins from a genomic interval of Kribbella aluminosa:
- a CDS encoding Rne/Rng family ribonuclease: MLDNEPTTEAAGTAAAAQPAARRTTKKTAAAKKTTTTRKRAVKKIAEPEPAAEPAADATPAKKTAKKAVAKAPAKKAAAKTATAKTTAKRPAKKAAAAQESLLDVTETPEPTEAPAAAKQTTRKRTAKKAAAPFAAPADTPAATQTSADAQASPAAGAATNSGAAANSGAVTTAGAATAASAPAAGSASAAGAEQAAAESPARKRTSRRRTTKTADPATDGTPRAAATASTDTQQPGASASTGAEQANATASTGAEQPSARANARQTRGRGSANARQASASAAADGGSDGSSASNADGEASGTTRRSRRRPAPAAVLFQAPADVPKNAEELTEDEAAAVPAASAQEPGADEQPTGTRRRRSRRGRDAEARETEAAADDAQPQAASATDETAEAAADGTSTRGGRRSNRAGGRGNRATRTDDPAGDPTDSSTDTRTDSAADARTDNRADGRTDSAADARTDNRADGRAGNRAGGRAADADDDDSRVDGEADAEEADAHGEDGDEGGEGTRRRRRRRGGRRRRKSGDADGADDSADEQNDDEQDEESDAQADDADHDGTADSDDEDAAGGSSRRRRRRRRRKGEDSATSADDPDETVVRVREPRSKNTANEITAVEGSTRLEAKKQRRREGRAAGRRRAPIVTEAEFLARRESVDRTMVIRSRDDLTQIAVSEDNVLVEHYVTTAEQSSLIGNVYLGRVQNVLPSMEAAFIDIGKGRNAVLYAGEVDWGTLGGANGPRKIEQVLKSGQAVLVQVTKDPIGHKGARLTNQISLPGRYVVYVPRGGNGGISRKLPDTERNRLKTILKDIVPDEAGVIVRTAAEGASEEELTADVSRLQAAWEEIDKKSKNGQAPQLLYGEPDLLIRVVRDLFTEDFAKLVISGDRAYDQVREYVEGVAPHLADRVEKWAGDNDVFANYRIDEQIKKALDRKVWLPSGGSLIIDRTEAMTVVDVNTGKFTGSGGNLEETVTKNNLEAAEEIVRQLRLRDIGGIIVIDFIDMVLESNRDLVLRRLVECLGRDRTKHQVAEVTSLGLVQMTRKRIGTGLLEAFSENCDHCGGRGLILHDEPKESRRRDGRTNGQNGTGNGQPNAQEPAKAAQPDEGGRKTSRRRRGKNRGDDEQAAEAEATQHNGDAAQRLAQIAAASVKKDETDAGTPEPTGYPVSADTEDHVSPEATGFPSSETSTDAPEPDEAAQNGASKSTRRRRSSRSRSKAATEGETTEPSELVTTGS, translated from the coding sequence ATGCTCGACAACGAGCCGACCACCGAAGCAGCCGGCACGGCTGCCGCCGCCCAGCCCGCCGCCCGCAGAACCACCAAGAAGACGGCGGCTGCGAAGAAGACCACCACGACGCGCAAGCGCGCGGTCAAGAAGATCGCCGAGCCGGAGCCCGCCGCCGAACCGGCCGCGGACGCCACCCCGGCGAAGAAGACGGCCAAAAAGGCCGTCGCGAAGGCGCCGGCGAAGAAGGCCGCCGCCAAGACGGCGACCGCCAAGACGACCGCCAAGCGCCCGGCGAAGAAGGCCGCTGCCGCCCAGGAATCCCTCCTGGACGTCACCGAAACCCCGGAGCCTACCGAGGCCCCCGCCGCGGCGAAGCAAACCACCCGCAAACGTACCGCGAAGAAGGCTGCCGCCCCCTTCGCGGCCCCCGCCGACACACCGGCCGCCACGCAGACCTCCGCCGACGCCCAGGCGTCGCCGGCCGCCGGTGCTGCGACCAATTCAGGCGCAGCGGCTAATTCCGGTGCAGTGACCACTGCAGGCGCAGCGACCGCGGCGAGCGCACCTGCCGCCGGGAGCGCGTCCGCTGCCGGCGCCGAGCAGGCTGCCGCCGAGTCGCCCGCCCGCAAGCGCACGTCCCGCCGCCGTACGACGAAGACCGCCGACCCGGCGACCGACGGCACCCCCCGAGCGGCCGCCACCGCATCCACGGACACCCAGCAGCCGGGCGCCTCCGCGTCCACGGGCGCGGAGCAGGCGAACGCCACCGCGTCCACGGGTGCCGAGCAGCCGAGCGCCCGCGCGAACGCCCGGCAGACGCGCGGCCGTGGATCCGCGAACGCCAGGCAGGCGAGCGCCTCCGCAGCCGCGGACGGTGGTTCGGATGGCTCCAGTGCCTCCAACGCGGACGGCGAGGCGTCAGGCACCACCCGGCGGAGCCGGCGTCGGCCCGCTCCGGCGGCCGTGCTGTTCCAGGCTCCCGCCGACGTACCGAAGAACGCTGAGGAACTGACGGAGGACGAGGCGGCCGCGGTGCCGGCGGCGTCCGCCCAGGAGCCCGGCGCCGACGAGCAGCCGACCGGCACCCGCCGTCGCCGCAGCCGCCGAGGTCGTGACGCGGAGGCCCGCGAGACCGAGGCCGCCGCGGATGACGCGCAGCCGCAGGCAGCAAGCGCGACCGACGAGACCGCCGAGGCGGCAGCCGACGGCACCAGCACGCGCGGCGGCCGCCGCTCGAACCGCGCCGGCGGCCGGGGCAACCGCGCCACCCGCACCGACGACCCGGCCGGCGACCCCACCGACAGCAGCACGGACACCCGCACCGACAGCGCCGCCGACGCCCGCACCGACAACCGCGCTGACGGGCGTACCGACAGCGCCGCGGACGCTCGTACCGACAACCGTGCCGACGGTCGCGCGGGCAACCGCGCCGGCGGGCGTGCTGCTGATGCCGACGACGACGACTCGCGCGTCGACGGGGAGGCTGACGCCGAGGAGGCGGACGCTCACGGTGAGGACGGCGACGAAGGTGGCGAGGGGACTCGTCGCCGGCGGCGTCGCCGGGGTGGACGTCGTCGTCGCAAGTCCGGTGACGCGGACGGTGCGGACGACAGCGCCGACGAGCAGAACGACGACGAGCAGGACGAGGAGTCCGACGCGCAGGCGGACGACGCCGACCACGACGGTACGGCCGACTCCGACGACGAGGACGCCGCGGGCGGATCGTCGCGCCGGCGCCGCCGCCGTCGCCGCCGTAAGGGCGAGGACAGCGCCACGTCCGCGGACGACCCGGACGAGACCGTCGTACGGGTTCGCGAACCGCGCAGCAAGAACACCGCGAACGAGATCACCGCGGTCGAGGGCTCGACCCGCCTGGAGGCGAAGAAGCAGCGCCGCCGCGAAGGTCGCGCCGCCGGCCGTCGCCGCGCGCCGATCGTGACCGAGGCCGAGTTCCTGGCCCGCCGCGAGTCGGTCGATCGGACGATGGTGATCCGGTCCCGCGACGACCTGACCCAGATCGCGGTCTCCGAGGACAACGTCCTGGTCGAGCACTACGTGACGACGGCCGAGCAGTCCTCGCTGATCGGCAACGTGTACCTCGGCCGCGTGCAGAACGTGCTGCCCAGCATGGAAGCCGCGTTCATCGACATCGGCAAGGGCCGCAACGCGGTGCTGTACGCCGGTGAGGTCGACTGGGGAACCCTTGGTGGCGCCAACGGTCCGCGCAAGATCGAGCAGGTGCTGAAGTCCGGTCAGGCGGTCCTGGTCCAGGTGACGAAGGACCCGATCGGCCACAAGGGCGCCCGCCTGACGAACCAGATCAGCCTGCCCGGCCGGTACGTCGTGTACGTACCGCGCGGCGGCAACGGCGGTATCAGCCGCAAGCTCCCCGACACCGAGCGGAACCGGCTGAAGACGATACTCAAGGACATCGTCCCCGACGAGGCCGGCGTGATCGTCCGGACCGCCGCCGAGGGGGCCTCGGAGGAGGAGCTGACCGCCGACGTCAGCCGCCTGCAGGCCGCCTGGGAGGAGATCGACAAGAAGTCCAAGAACGGCCAGGCGCCGCAGCTGCTGTACGGCGAGCCCGACCTGCTGATCCGCGTCGTACGGGACCTGTTCACCGAGGACTTCGCGAAGCTGGTGATCTCCGGCGACCGTGCGTACGACCAGGTCCGGGAGTACGTCGAGGGCGTCGCGCCGCACCTGGCCGACCGGGTCGAGAAGTGGGCCGGCGACAACGACGTCTTCGCGAACTACCGGATCGACGAGCAGATCAAGAAGGCCCTGGACCGCAAGGTCTGGCTGCCGTCGGGCGGTTCGCTGATCATCGACCGGACCGAGGCGATGACGGTGGTCGACGTGAACACCGGCAAGTTCACCGGTTCCGGCGGCAACCTCGAGGAGACCGTCACCAAGAACAACCTGGAGGCGGCCGAGGAGATCGTCCGGCAGCTCCGGCTCCGCGACATCGGCGGCATCATCGTGATCGACTTCATCGACATGGTGCTGGAGTCGAACCGGGATCTCGTACTGCGCCGGCTCGTCGAGTGCCTGGGCCGCGACCGGACCAAGCACCAGGTCGCCGAGGTGACCTCGCTCGGCCTGGTCCAGATGACCCGGAAGCGGATCGGTACCGGACTGCTCGAGGCGTTCAGCGAGAACTGCGACCACTGCGGTGGGCGTGGGCTGATCCTGCACGACGAGCCGAAGGAGTCCCGCCGCCGCGACGGCCGTACCAACGGCCAGAACGGCACCGGGAACGGTCAGCCGAACGCTCAGGAGCCGGCCAAGGCCGCGCAGCCCGACGAGGGCGGCCGGAAGACCTCGCGCCGCCGCCGCGGCAAGAACCGTGGCGACGACGAGCAGGCGGCCGAGGCGGAGGCGACGCAGCACAACGGCGACGCCGCGCAGCGACTGGCCCAGATCGCGGCCGCCTCGGTGAAGAAGGACGAGACGGACGCCGGTACGCCGGAACCCACCGGCTACCCGGTCTCCGCCGACACCGAGGACCACGTCAGCCCGGAAGCGACCGGTTTCCCGAGCTCCGAGACCTCCACGGACGCGCCGGAGCCGGACGAGGCGGCGCAGAACGGTGCGTCGAAGAGCACCCGGCGGCGGCGGAGCAGCCGGAGCCGGAGCAAGGCCGCTACCGAGGGTGAAACCACCGAGCCGTCCGAGCTCGTCACCACCGGCAGTTAG
- the rplU gene encoding 50S ribosomal protein L21: MYAIVRSGGTQQKVAVGDVIEIDSLTEKVGDIVALPAVLVVDGDTVTADAAALANVAVSAEVLGRTKGPKIHILKYKNKTGYRKRQGHRQHYTQVKVTAIDAKKLSSSAKSGS, translated from the coding sequence GTGTACGCGATCGTGCGCAGTGGCGGCACCCAGCAGAAGGTCGCCGTCGGCGATGTCATCGAGATCGACAGCCTGACCGAAAAGGTGGGCGACATCGTCGCTCTGCCGGCGGTCCTCGTCGTCGATGGCGACACCGTGACGGCCGACGCTGCGGCGCTGGCCAACGTGGCTGTGTCGGCCGAGGTCCTCGGCCGTACCAAGGGCCCCAAGATCCACATCCTCAAGTACAAGAACAAGACCGGTTACCGCAAGCGCCAGGGGCACCGTCAGCACTACACCCAGGTCAAGGTCACCGCGATCGACGCCAAGAAGCTGTCTTCTTCGGCAAAGAGTGGGAGCTGA
- the rpmA gene encoding 50S ribosomal protein L27, with product MAHKKGAASTRNGRDSNAQRLGVKRYGGQLVNAGEIIVRQRGTHFHPGNLVGRGGDDTLFALAEGHVEFGTRRGRRVVNIVPAPAE from the coding sequence ATGGCACACAAAAAGGGCGCGGCCTCGACCCGCAACGGTCGTGACTCCAACGCGCAGCGGCTCGGCGTGAAGCGGTACGGCGGTCAGCTCGTGAACGCCGGCGAGATCATCGTCCGGCAGCGCGGCACCCACTTCCACCCGGGCAACCTGGTCGGCCGTGGCGGCGACGACACGCTGTTCGCGCTGGCCGAGGGCCACGTGGAGTTCGGCACCCGGCGCGGCCGCCGCGTCGTCAACATCGTCCCGGCTCCGGCGGAGTAA
- the obgE gene encoding GTPase ObgE produces MAIPSFVDRVTVQVAAGRGGNGCASVHREKFKPLGGPDGGNGGDGGSVILRVDPDVTTLVDYHRSSHRTATNGAQGKGDHQAGSNGGDVVLGVPDGTVISTANGELLADLVGPGAEFIAAQGGKGGLGNAALASSTRRAPGFALLGEDGEERTLVLELKVVADIGLVGFPSAGKSSLIAAISRARPKIADYPFTTLIPNLGVVVAGDTTFTVADVPGLIEGASEGRGLGHDFLRHVERCAALVHVIDCATYEPGRDPLSDLDTIEAELRAHGGLEDRPRLVALNKIDVPDAREIAEMVQAELEERGYRVFPISTASHEGLEALKFAMADIVLRRRAEAEKPDTTRIVIRPRVHGGPEFKVKQLPDEGGWLVQGQKPERWVKQTDFANAEATGYLADRLNRLGVEDELLKLGARPGDAVVIGDGPNAIVFDFAPDVQAGAEILARRGEDHRLEEVRPAEQRRRAKDSEYHAFREGERSEEWSEHGHGWAVDEVDLSPAESKRAAEAVAKQARKEARERAAAEELDQNG; encoded by the coding sequence ATGGCCATCCCTAGTTTCGTCGACCGTGTCACGGTGCAGGTCGCCGCGGGCCGCGGCGGGAACGGCTGCGCCTCGGTGCACCGGGAGAAGTTCAAGCCGCTCGGCGGTCCCGACGGCGGGAACGGCGGTGACGGCGGCAGCGTGATCCTGCGCGTCGACCCGGACGTGACCACGCTCGTCGACTACCACCGTTCCAGCCACCGCACCGCGACGAACGGTGCCCAGGGCAAGGGTGACCACCAGGCCGGCAGCAACGGCGGCGACGTGGTCCTCGGCGTCCCGGACGGCACGGTGATCAGCACGGCGAACGGCGAGCTGCTCGCCGACCTCGTCGGCCCGGGAGCCGAGTTCATCGCCGCGCAGGGCGGCAAGGGCGGCCTCGGGAACGCGGCGCTGGCGAGCAGCACCCGCCGGGCGCCCGGGTTCGCGCTGCTCGGCGAGGACGGCGAGGAGCGCACGCTCGTCCTGGAGCTGAAGGTCGTCGCGGACATCGGCCTGGTCGGGTTCCCGAGCGCGGGCAAGTCGTCGCTGATCGCCGCGATCAGCCGCGCCCGCCCGAAGATCGCCGACTACCCGTTCACCACCCTGATCCCGAACCTCGGCGTCGTGGTCGCCGGCGACACCACGTTCACGGTCGCCGACGTACCGGGGCTGATCGAGGGCGCCAGCGAGGGCCGCGGCCTCGGGCACGACTTCCTGCGGCACGTGGAGCGCTGCGCGGCGCTCGTCCACGTCATCGACTGCGCGACGTACGAGCCGGGCCGCGACCCGCTGAGCGACCTGGACACGATCGAGGCCGAGCTGCGGGCGCACGGCGGGCTCGAGGACCGGCCGCGACTCGTTGCCCTGAACAAGATCGACGTACCGGACGCCCGCGAGATCGCCGAGATGGTGCAGGCCGAGCTGGAGGAGCGCGGGTACCGGGTGTTCCCGATCTCGACCGCCTCGCACGAGGGCCTCGAGGCGCTGAAGTTCGCGATGGCGGACATCGTCCTACGCCGTCGTGCGGAGGCGGAGAAGCCCGACACCACGCGGATCGTGATCCGGCCGCGGGTGCATGGCGGGCCCGAGTTCAAGGTGAAGCAGCTGCCGGACGAGGGCGGCTGGCTGGTGCAGGGCCAGAAGCCCGAGCGCTGGGTGAAGCAGACCGACTTCGCGAACGCGGAGGCGACCGGCTACCTCGCGGACCGGCTGAACCGGCTCGGCGTCGAGGACGAGCTGCTCAAGCTCGGTGCGCGGCCGGGCGACGCGGTCGTGATCGGCGACGGTCCGAACGCGATCGTCTTCGACTTCGCGCCCGACGTCCAGGCCGGCGCCGAGATCCTGGCCCGGCGCGGTGAGGACCACCGGCTCGAGGAGGTTCGTCCGGCGGAGCAGCGGCGGCGGGCGAAGGACTCGGAGTACCACGCGTTCCGCGAGGGCGAGCGGTCCGAGGAATGGTCGGAGCATGGGCACGGCTGGGCGGTCGACGAGGTCGACCTGTCCCCGGCCGAGTCGAAGCGAGCGGCAGAGGCTGTGGCGAAGCAGGCGCGCAAGGAAGCGCGCGAGCGGGCCGCGGCGGAGGAACTCGACCAGAACGGTTGA
- the proB gene encoding glutamate 5-kinase, translating to MNHRAEASDATRIVVKVGSSSLTQRGRIDLERLRLLVDAIAARRVEGTEVVLVSSGAIAAGLAPMGLRSRPRDLATQQAAASVGQGLLMARYSDAFAAHGLRVGQVLLTVDDVTRRSHYRNAFRTFARLLELGVVPIVNENDTVATTEIRFGDNDRLAALTSHLVHADLLLLLSDVDGLYDGDPRKPGTSMVTEIRGAADLEPLALGKSGASGVGTGGMQTKVEAAGIATEAGIPVILTSAARVGEALRGEAVGTLFHPTGKRRKTRLLWLAHATSGQGILRLDDGAVRALTQRRASLLPAGISAVEGTFSAGDPVDLVSPSGVTIARGLVNYDASELPELLGRSTRDLARELGAAYEREVVHRDDLVLL from the coding sequence ATGAACCATCGCGCGGAGGCGTCCGACGCCACCCGAATCGTCGTCAAGGTCGGCTCGTCGTCGCTGACCCAGCGCGGCAGGATCGACCTGGAACGACTCCGCCTGCTCGTCGACGCCATCGCGGCGCGGCGGGTCGAGGGGACCGAGGTCGTCCTGGTGTCGTCCGGCGCGATCGCCGCCGGGCTCGCACCGATGGGGCTGCGGTCCCGGCCGCGGGACCTGGCGACGCAGCAGGCGGCCGCGTCGGTCGGGCAGGGCCTGCTGATGGCGAGGTACAGCGATGCCTTCGCCGCGCACGGACTGCGGGTCGGGCAGGTGCTGCTGACCGTCGACGACGTCACGCGCCGATCGCACTACCGCAACGCCTTCCGGACGTTCGCGCGGTTGCTCGAGCTCGGCGTCGTACCGATCGTGAACGAGAACGACACGGTCGCGACCACCGAGATCCGCTTCGGCGACAACGACCGGCTGGCCGCGCTGACCAGTCATCTCGTGCACGCCGACCTGTTGCTGCTGCTGTCCGACGTCGACGGCCTGTACGACGGGGACCCGCGCAAACCAGGTACGTCGATGGTGACCGAGATCCGCGGCGCCGCCGACCTCGAACCGCTCGCGCTCGGGAAGTCCGGGGCGTCCGGGGTCGGCACCGGCGGGATGCAGACGAAGGTCGAGGCGGCCGGAATCGCCACCGAGGCAGGGATTCCGGTGATCCTGACGTCGGCGGCCCGGGTCGGCGAGGCGCTGCGCGGTGAGGCGGTCGGCACGCTGTTCCATCCCACGGGCAAGCGGCGGAAGACGCGGTTGCTGTGGCTCGCGCACGCGACGTCCGGGCAGGGCATCCTGCGGCTGGACGACGGCGCCGTACGGGCGCTCACCCAGCGCCGGGCGTCGTTGCTCCCGGCTGGGATCTCCGCTGTTGAAGGGACTTTCTCCGCGGGTGACCCGGTCGATCTGGTGTCGCCGTCCGGCGTGACGATCGCCCGCGGGCTGGTGAACTACGACGCGTCCGAGCTGCCGGAGCTGCTCGGACGTTCGACCCGGGACCTCGCCCGCGAGCTCGGAGCGGCGTACGAACGCGAAGTGGTACACCGCGACGACCTGGTCCTGCTGTGA
- a CDS encoding glutamate-5-semialdehyde dehydrogenase: MSEIIELARRARVASYALAEASRATKDWALHAMAAALRANTDAIVAANAKDVAAARGAGTPESTVDRLELNPSRVDAMAAGLEQLAGLADPVGEVVRGYTLPNGLELRQVRVPFGVVGIIYEARPNVTADAAGICLKSGNAVLLRGSSSAAASNEAIIAVLRDAAESTGLPADVVQGVPTDRAAVKELMQARGLVDVLIPRGGAGLIQTVVSESSVPVIETGVGNCHVYIDADADLDLGLEILLNSKTQRPSVCNAAESLLVHASVADEFLGRALPALAAAGVTVHGDPTVVAAGKDVVAATEEDFGTEYNSLDLSAAVVDSLEDAVQHIRRYSSGHTDAIITRSQAAARRFTQAVDSAAVVVNASTRFTDGGEFGFGAEIGISTQKLHARGPMGLPEMTSTKYVVTGEGQIRT, encoded by the coding sequence GTGAGCGAGATCATCGAGTTGGCGCGGCGTGCGCGGGTTGCTTCGTATGCCCTGGCGGAGGCGTCCCGGGCGACGAAGGACTGGGCGCTGCACGCGATGGCGGCCGCGCTGCGGGCGAACACCGACGCGATCGTCGCGGCGAACGCGAAGGACGTGGCGGCCGCGCGCGGGGCCGGTACGCCGGAGTCGACCGTGGACCGGCTGGAGCTGAACCCGTCGCGGGTCGACGCGATGGCGGCCGGGCTGGAACAGCTCGCCGGTCTGGCGGATCCGGTCGGCGAGGTTGTCCGCGGGTACACCCTGCCGAACGGGCTCGAGCTCCGCCAGGTGCGCGTGCCGTTCGGCGTGGTCGGGATCATCTACGAGGCCCGGCCGAACGTCACCGCCGACGCCGCCGGCATCTGCCTGAAGTCCGGCAACGCGGTGCTGCTGCGCGGTTCGTCGTCGGCGGCCGCGTCCAACGAGGCGATCATCGCCGTACTGCGGGACGCCGCCGAGTCGACCGGTCTGCCCGCCGACGTCGTACAGGGTGTGCCGACCGATCGGGCCGCCGTGAAGGAACTGATGCAGGCGCGCGGCCTGGTCGACGTACTGATCCCGCGCGGCGGCGCCGGGCTGATCCAGACCGTCGTGAGCGAGTCCTCGGTGCCGGTGATCGAGACCGGCGTCGGCAACTGCCACGTGTACATCGACGCGGACGCGGACCTGGACCTCGGCCTGGAGATCCTGCTGAACTCGAAGACCCAGCGCCCGAGCGTCTGCAACGCCGCCGAGTCGCTGCTGGTGCACGCGTCGGTGGCCGACGAGTTCCTCGGCCGGGCGTTGCCCGCGCTGGCCGCGGCCGGCGTGACGGTGCACGGCGATCCGACGGTCGTTGCTGCTGGCAAGGATGTGGTGGCGGCGACCGAGGAGGACTTCGGGACGGAGTACAACTCGCTCGACCTCTCGGCCGCGGTGGTCGACTCGCTCGAGGACGCGGTGCAGCACATCCGCCGGTACAGCTCGGGTCACACCGACGCGATCATCACCCGTTCGCAGGCGGCGGCGCGGCGGTTCACGCAGGCGGTCGACTCGGCAGCGGTGGTGGTGAACGCGAGCACCCGGTTCACCGACGGCGGCGAGTTCGGCTTCGGCGCCGAGATCGGGATCTCCACCCAGAAGCTGCACGCCCGCGGCCCGATGGGGTTGCCGGAGATGACGTCGACGAAGTACGTCGTCACCGGCGAGGGCCAGATCCGCACCTGA
- a CDS encoding 4'-phosphopantetheinyl transferase family protein: protein MTAPVVEVWWAGVDQARDEFERDLDEVERGRLAAYVRDVDKARFLLGVTIVRRALARRLSLPAANILLDRTCPECGKPHGKVRASGGVELSVTHSGDLVGVAFADRPVGLDVERIDPAVDVDAVARIALTADEVRDLSRYDGIAKLSAFTTYWTRKEAVVKATGEGLRGDLRAAAPRGIQLLELDAGPDHRAALAVTSAEPPVVHIHDATHLLS, encoded by the coding sequence ATGACCGCGCCGGTTGTCGAGGTGTGGTGGGCGGGCGTCGATCAAGCCCGGGACGAGTTCGAGCGCGATCTGGACGAGGTCGAGCGCGGCCGGCTGGCGGCGTACGTACGGGATGTCGACAAGGCGCGGTTCCTGCTCGGCGTGACGATCGTCCGGCGGGCGCTGGCGCGGCGCCTTTCGTTGCCCGCAGCAAACATTCTGCTGGACAGAACGTGCCCGGAGTGCGGGAAGCCGCACGGGAAGGTGCGAGCCTCCGGAGGGGTCGAGCTGTCGGTGACGCATTCCGGAGATCTCGTCGGAGTCGCCTTCGCGGATCGCCCGGTGGGGCTCGACGTCGAGCGGATCGATCCAGCGGTGGACGTGGACGCGGTGGCCCGGATCGCACTGACGGCCGACGAGGTCCGCGACCTGTCCAGGTACGACGGGATCGCGAAGCTGTCCGCTTTCACGACGTACTGGACCCGGAAAGAAGCCGTCGTCAAGGCGACCGGCGAAGGCCTACGCGGCGATCTCCGCGCGGCAGCACCCCGCGGCATTCAACTGCTGGAGCTGGACGCCGGCCCCGACCACCGGGCCGCCCTCGCCGTCACGTCGGCCGAGCCGCCCGTCGTCCACATCCACGACGCGACCCACCTCCTGAGCTGA
- a CDS encoding PadR family transcriptional regulator, whose amino-acid sequence MTFRRSTLAMAILGLLENGPLHPYGIQRLIKQWGKDQVVNVGQRTSLYRMIVRLEEAGLIAAGATERDERYPERTVYHLTDAGREVCREWLSEILTTPRNEFPEFPAGLSFVMLLPPETAGELLARRRELLTRRIAELRRELEATVDGQPIPRFALLETEYQVAVTVAEAEWIDGVLRELRSGTLTWKPGPV is encoded by the coding sequence GTGACTTTTCGACGCTCGACGCTGGCGATGGCGATCCTCGGGTTGCTGGAGAACGGTCCGCTGCATCCGTACGGGATCCAGCGGCTGATCAAGCAGTGGGGCAAGGACCAGGTGGTGAACGTCGGCCAGCGGACCAGCCTGTACCGGATGATCGTGCGGCTGGAAGAGGCCGGGCTGATCGCGGCCGGCGCGACCGAGCGGGACGAACGGTATCCGGAGCGAACGGTCTACCACCTGACAGACGCGGGGCGGGAGGTGTGCCGGGAGTGGTTGTCGGAGATCCTGACGACGCCGCGGAACGAGTTCCCGGAGTTCCCGGCGGGGCTGTCGTTCGTGATGCTGCTGCCACCGGAGACCGCGGGTGAGTTGCTGGCACGGCGGCGGGAGTTGCTGACGCGGCGGATCGCGGAGCTGCGGCGGGAGCTGGAGGCGACAGTGGACGGGCAGCCGATCCCCCGGTTCGCGCTGCTGGAGACGGAGTACCAGGTCGCGGTCACGGTCGCCGAGGCCGAATGGATCGACGGCGTACTGCGCGAACTGCGGTCGGGCACGCTCACCTGGAAGCCCGGTCCGGTATGA
- a CDS encoding alpha/beta fold hydrolase, with the protein MSADLTQGAVTSRDGTEIGYYKTGRGPAVVVLHGSMESATSHTLFAQELADEFTVYLPDRRGRGLSGPHRPDHGVRTEVEDLDAVLTVAGAERAFGISAGGAVVLEAARTLSSLKQVALYEPALVADGAPHREWLARFDQQIARGDIAGAMVTSMFGFELAPGFLKVVPRGVLRWATEKMLAKDARQAADGAVLLRDLAPTIHAEGTIVAELGGTFEKFRTVDADVLLLGGTKGLRGLQPGRDTLEKVLPNVRRIEFDGYDHGAASDPGGVNPAGKPEAVRRIAAEVKAFLKRS; encoded by the coding sequence ATGAGCGCAGACCTGACCCAAGGTGCCGTCACCTCTCGCGACGGCACCGAGATCGGCTATTACAAGACCGGCCGAGGCCCGGCCGTCGTCGTGCTGCACGGCAGTATGGAATCGGCGACCAGCCACACCCTGTTCGCGCAGGAGCTGGCCGACGAGTTCACCGTCTACCTCCCGGACCGCCGCGGTCGCGGTCTTTCCGGCCCGCACCGGCCGGACCACGGCGTTCGTACGGAGGTCGAGGACCTGGACGCCGTACTCACCGTGGCCGGAGCTGAGCGCGCGTTCGGCATCAGCGCCGGGGGAGCGGTCGTGCTCGAGGCCGCGCGGACGCTGTCGTCCCTGAAGCAGGTCGCGCTCTACGAGCCGGCGCTCGTCGCGGACGGCGCCCCGCACCGCGAGTGGCTCGCTCGTTTCGACCAGCAGATCGCCCGCGGCGACATCGCCGGCGCGATGGTGACGAGCATGTTCGGCTTCGAGCTGGCGCCCGGGTTCCTCAAGGTGGTGCCCCGCGGCGTGCTTCGGTGGGCCACCGAGAAGATGCTGGCCAAGGACGCGCGCCAGGCCGCCGACGGCGCGGTCCTGCTCCGTGATCTCGCGCCGACGATCCACGCCGAGGGCACGATCGTCGCCGAGCTCGGCGGCACCTTCGAGAAGTTCAGGACGGTCGACGCCGACGTACTGCTGCTCGGCGGCACGAAGGGACTCCGCGGCCTGCAGCCCGGCCGGGACACCCTGGAGAAGGTCCTGCCGAACGTCCGCCGGATCGAGTTCGACGGCTACGACCACGGCGCGGCGTCGGATCCCGGCGGCGTCAACCCGGCCGGCAAGCCGGAAGCGGTACGGCGGATCGCCGCCGAGGTGAAGGCCTTCCTCAAGCGGTCCTGA